The following are encoded in a window of Syngnathoides biaculeatus isolate LvHL_M chromosome 3, ASM1980259v1, whole genome shotgun sequence genomic DNA:
- the LOC133497739 gene encoding serine protease 23-like: MNSNTKPSRFPSIHILLFLVIPPAVFSFSRPHWILQRVPAVLPEQSESRPAPRFLSQARLDVTSPCDPECHKTAPQPSYRDLRQFLAYETLHSDGRLTETAVGIYGYNLGSNKSSAYSSRPSGKAERSHTRRKRQIFGHDGRYSIAGHNFVLKYPFSAAVKLSTGCSGTLVGNRHVLTAAHCVHDGKNYVKGAQRLRVGFLKSKQRDIQSLISNLTNHIEGGPNDAAILSEKMKFQWIRAKRTHVPKGWIKGNANDIGMDYDYALLELKKAHKRHHMKLGVSPPSRRLPGRRVHFSGFDNDRPGQLVYRFCKAGEETSDLLYQHCDAQPGASGSGVYARMWDGRRRRWERKVIGVFSGHQWVERQGASHEFNVAVRITPLKYAQICYWIKGNFVDCREG, encoded by the exons ATGAACTCCAACACCAAACCATCACG GTTCCCCTCCATCCACATCCTTCTCTTCCTCGTCATCCCGCCTGCGGTTTTCTCATTCTCACGACCCCACTGGATTCTTCAGCGCGTCCCCGCGGTCCTCCCGGAGCAAAGCGAGAGTCGGCCGGCCCCACGTTTCCTGTCCCAAGCCCGCCTTGATGTCACCTCCCCCTGTGACCCAGAATGCCACAAAACGGCACCCCAGCCCAGCTACCGGGACCTACGTCAGTTTCTGGCCTACGAGACGCTTCACTCCGACGGTCGGCTCACTGAGACCGCCGTTGGGATCTACGGATATAACCTCGGGTCCAACAAAAGTTCTGCATACTCCTCTCGGCCGTCCGGGAAAGCCGAACGGTCGCATACCAGACGGAAGCGCCAGATCTTCGGTCACGACGGGCGCTACagcatcgcagggcacaacttTGTGCTTAAATATCCTTTTTCCGCGGCTGTCAAACTGTCCACCGGCTGTTCCGGTACTTTGGTCGGGAACCGGCACGTTCTAACGGCCGCTCATTGCGTTCATGACGGTAAAAACTACGTGAAGGGTGCCCAGAGGCTCAGAGTGGGCTTTCTAAAATCCAAACAACGAGACATCCAGTCTTTGATTTCTAACTTGACCAACCATATTGAGGGTGGTCCAAACGACGCCGCGATACTGTCGGAGAAAATGAAGTTCCAGTGGATCCGAGCCAAGCGCACGCATGTGCCCAAGGGATGGATCAAAGGTAATGCCAATGACATCGGGATGGACTATGACTACGCTCTCTTAGAACTCAAGAAAGCCCACAAACGGCATCACATGAAGTTGGGCGTCAGCCCTCCTTCTCGCAGGCTGCCCGGGCGACGGGTACATTTCTCGGGATTCGACAACGACCGTCCGGGACAGCTGGTGTATCGTTTCTGTAAAGCCGGGGAGGAGACGTCAGATCTGCTCTACCAGCACTGCGACGCCCAGCCCGGGGCCAGCGGGTCCGGGGTCTACGCCCGGATGTGGGACGGACGGCGTCGGCGCTGGGAGCGCAAGGTGATTGGTGTGTTCTCCGGGCACCAGTGGGTGGAGCGCCAAGGGGCGTCTCATGAATTTAACGTCGCTGTGAGAATCACGCCTCTGAAATACGCTCAGATCTGTTACTGGATAAAAGGCAACTTTGTGGACTGTCGCGAAGGGTGA